TTCGCCATCCCGATCAACACGGTCCGGTCGGTGGAGCAGGACCTGGTCGCGCACGGGACGGTTCGGCGAGGGTGGCTCGGCCTGGGGATCCAGGTCCTCCCCCCCGAGCTGGCCGACGCGTTCGGAGCGAAGGGCGAAAAGGGGATCCTGGTGAACCGCGTCGTTCCGGGCAGCCCCGCCGAGCGGGGGGGCGTGCGGATGGGGGACATCCTCGTCGCCTTCGGCAAGGTCCGCGTATCCGGGGTCAAGGAGTTCCAGAGGCTGGTCGCCGCGACGGCGCCCGGTTCCCCGGTGACGCTCGAGGTGCTCCGCGAGGGGAAACGGGTGGCGGCGACGGTGACGGTCGAAGAGGCGGAGAAGCAGGCGGAGGCGAGGCGCCCGCCCCCCCGTGAGCCGGTGGACCCTCTCGGGATGGCCGTGCGGACGGTTCCGCCGCA
This Deltaproteobacteria bacterium DNA region includes the following protein-coding sequences:
- a CDS encoding PDZ domain-containing protein, giving the protein FAIPINTVRSVEQDLVAHGTVRRGWLGLGIQVLPPELADAFGAKGEKGILVNRVVPGSPAERGGVRMGDILVAFGKVRVSGVKEFQRLVAATAPGSPVTLEVLREGKRVAATVTVEEAEKQAEARRPPPREPVDPLGMAVRTVPPHLLREMELRGGVEVTFVETASPAWDGGVREGDVLLSINRETVRGLDEYRKAVSRLPRGRPAFALVYREGVQLYVALKSR